The Arachis ipaensis cultivar K30076 chromosome B10, Araip1.1, whole genome shotgun sequence DNA window CTAAAAAAAgtgtaaaatttaaaaattatgtcTGAAATTTAGCGCAGAAAGACCCCTTTATTTAATAGGTTTAGTGGATTAAGGAAATGATATAGTTTCTCGTTATATCAGTATCACTTCAAATCCAATgcaagttttaattttaaatgaGTTTAGTTACTGTACAGATCAAAAGTGAAACGTACAAAATATTTCATTAAGATTATGGAACTCAAAAATTACGTATGAAATTTAGgtatattcaaaaaattttattttgatttttatcatttataaattaaaaagtagaaataaaaaaaaagtgggaCTCATTATAAAATTTAGacacataataaaaaattttattttattctttttaaattatttgtctaaattaaatattttcaaaaaattgtgCTTGAAATCTATGCGCATATTAGCAACCTTATTttgttctttttcaaattttttttgtcaatatTAAATGTGAAATTTAGAAATTATGTCTAAAATCTAGTGCATGAAAAACTCTCTTTATTTAATaggtttaataaattttaaaaatgatataGTTTCTCGTTACTAATACCACATATCAGtatcattttaaaaataatttctaatataagttttaattttttaaatgagtTTAGTTAATTTACAAGTCAAAAGTGATACCTAAAAAGCATTTTCTTAAAATTATAGAGCTCAAGGAATTATATATGAAATTTGGGCACATTTAatgaatcttattttattttttattatttattatttaaaaggtagaaatagaaaaaatagtGAAACTTAGTATAAAATTTGGGTATATAACAAGAAacgttattttattctttttcaattgtttgtctaaattaaatgttttcaaaaaattgtgCATGAAATTTATGCGTATATTGGAAactttattttgttcttttttaatttttttgtctaaattaaatgtgaaatttaaaaattatatctgAAATTTAACGCATAGAAAGACCCCTTTGTTTAATAGGTTTAatagattaaaaaataatatctcgTTCCTGATACCACTTGTCACTAttacttaaaaaataattttcaatacaagttttaattttaaatgaGTTTAGTTACTGTATAAATCGAAAGTGATGCCTGaaaattttttcattaaaaattatgaaaatcaagaattatatataaaatttagaCATATTTAAagaattttattctaatttttatcatttattacttaaaaagtaaaaatagaaaaaaaagtggAACTCAATATAAAATTTAGGTACATAATAAAgcaccttattttattttttttttaattttttgtctaAATTAAATCTTTTCCGGAAATTATGAGTGAAATGTATGTATGCGCATACTAGGAacctttttttgttcttttttaaattttttttgtctaaattaaatataaaatttaaaaattatgtcTGAAATCTAATgcatagaaattttttttatatttaataggtttaataaattaagaaAATGATATGGTTTCTCGTACCACATATCAGCATTAGTTCAAATATGATTttcaatataaattttaattttaaatgagTTTAGTTATTGTACTGGTTAAAAGTGATacctaaaaaatatttcattaatattataaaaatcaAGAATTATATATGAAATTTAGTTACATTCCAagaatcttattttaatttttatcatttatTACTTAAagatagaaatagaaaaaaagtgggactcaaaataaaatttaggtacATAACAAGGAACTTTTTTTgtctaaattaaatattttaaaaaattatgtctGAAATCTATGGGCATACTAAGAACCTTATTttgttctttttcattttttttatttaaattaaatgtgAAATTTAGAAATTATGTCTGAAATCTAGTGCATAAAAAGACCCCTTTTATTTAATAGGTTTAATGGATTAAGAaaaagtttaattactctattggtccttatagtttcgcaaaattttcagttaggtttctatattttttttccttttaattggatcTCTACACCAATTTTTTAATTACTgctaagagggacctaattgaaaaaaaaatggtgtagggacccaaataaaagaaaaaaaagtgtaaggACCCAAGTAAAAAAAAAgtgtaaggactcaattaaaaggaaaaaaaaagtataggaacctaattaaatttcacgaaactataggaaCCGACAGAGTAATTAAAACTTAAGAAAATGATATGGTTTCTTGCCACTGATACCACATATCAGTATCACTTCAAAAATGATCTCTAATgcaagttttaattttaaattagtttAGTTACCGTACACGTAAAAAATGatacttaaaaaatattttattaaaattatgaaACTCAAGAATTATGTATGAAATTTAGACACATTTAAagaatcttattttaatttttattatttattacttaaaagataaaaaaaaaagtgaggcTCAATTAAAATTTAGGCACATACATAAGAGGAAccttatttcatttttttatttttttgtctaaattaaatatttttcataaaTTATGCCTGATATTAATACGCGTAAAGAaaactttattttgttttttttatatgttgtCTTTTTATTAGAGATATCCATGACTATGTTTTCTCTAACTTCCAAAGAAACAAGAATTCTCTTTCCACTATGATCCGTTTCTTTAAGATTGTTCTCAGAAAAAACCTTGATGATGAATATCTAGTGAGAATTTTCTTTCCTTCACCCTTcctatcatctttttttttcttaccaGCATACTATGCTCCTCAATATTTAtgctttttagttttgaatttttgattgtTAGTTAGTTAGAGTAGTAACTGAATCAACAAAGCTGCTGTTAGGGAAGGATAATTCTTAGAAGGTTGTTAAGAGGTTGAGTGATACAAATAGAGTGAGTGGAAACTTATCTGAAAAGTTTCTATAGTGAAGCATAATAATAGTGAAACTTATCTGGCCAATGTTGTGTTATGATTGAGTTTTGATAAGTATGGTTACCAACAACAGTTCAGTAGGAAATATGGTGGTGATATGCAAAATCCAGTGCAACTCCAACCTCCAGATGGCACTGAATGGAGAATAGATTGGACTAATCATGATGGTGAGATTCTGTTTGAAAACGGTTGGAAAGAGTTTGCTACATTTTACACTTTGGAGAATGGTCATTCTAACATCAAAGTACACATATTCGACATGAGTGCCCTCGAAATTGATTATCCTTCCAATGGCCGAATCGGTGATGACAACTCGATGAACCGCCAGCGCGAAGGGGCCGAGGCCGGCCAAAGAAAACAGTGATAGCAGAACCAAAGCAATCATGTTCTTCTACAAGCCGGAGATGTTTGTATCTTTGAGCTCATTAACAGACAAGGTCCAGATCTTAAGGTTCATTTTCGTCAAAGCCATGATTAGCGAATGGCTTTGCTTACTTGTGTTGCAGATCAATGGTGTATGTTCAGGGATCAAGAGTTGTAACACTGAGTCATAGTTTTCATCATACTAAATGGTTCCATTGCAGTGTTATCTCCTTACTACCATAACTAGAAATATATAAGTGATCCATGCAGAAACAACACATGTAGAATTATATATTGTTGGTAGTATAAGATGTTATTTGGACAAAGTACCTAATCAAAAGTTGCCCGACTACTTATTTTCAAAGCAATTTATGGTTTGGATCCTATTTCACTCATTCTCCCTCATTTATTATACTTGTCACTTTTTAGAAACTTACTAACTATTTGCAGAGTTGCAGTAATTACATAAAAAATTCCAATGTAAATAACTTTTAATGagtgtataattttttttaattcattgtaTTGGACTAATTGGTAAATTGTTACAAGTTTATTATTTCATATTtaaacaaacataaaataaaagttaATTTTGCTTACTTTATGTAAGATATAGGTATGAATATGTCCATAAATTCTGTCAAATTTGTTGAGAATATGTTCCATTACAATACACAATCTTGTGTATGAAATAAGATCCACAGGTACTTTTCTAATTTCTGATTTGTAGTGAGAACAACACTGCAACAATTAAGTGTGAAATGTGAAGAAAAACATGAATCCATGTCACAACTCTTAATGACTAACATAAATAAGCATTCATGACTAACATTCAAGTTTGATTTTAACAAAGTGGAGTGACACATTTCTTAACCAAATTTCTTGATACAAGAACTCCAGATACTCTAAAGATTGCCTAATTAAGCATCCTGATACTCTAAAGATTGTCTAATTAAGCATCCCTTCGAAAAATATGAGCATCAAGTTCTGCACCTTCTCTGTAAACAAGCTCAAAGATACAAATATCTCCAGCTTTCAGGTTATTGACAAAATGGCAATTTTCTGAGTTGGATAATAGTTCAATGTTACAGGCCACTGTTTCGTAACAGAATATTTGCATGACATGAAATGTTTCTGACAGAGACAAATGTGTCAACTTACTGGTGAAGATCCAGATAGTTGAGTTTGCCTTATCTTGGTTATGAAAGAGGGATTCTTTGACTTGAACTTCTTTGCTTTTTGAACAACTTTACATGTACACCATAAAAAATTTGCATAGAAGTTACTTGTAGCTAAGTTCAAGCTTCAAACAACACAGTAATTTTTATTCATTTGAACGAAATTTAAACACAGACAAAGAACAATAAGATACTTATTGCATAGTTACATGAAATGCAATACGTTCTGGTATGGTATGCAATATGCATACGCTACCTATCTGGTGAATTTGTAACTATGATTTATGCATTTTAGCCACAAAAGCAATACATTAGAAACTACAAAAATAAAAGGATGAAATGATCATGAAATTACATACTATCAGGATCAACACTGGCACTTTAAATTGTTGGCATCTTAAGACCTGTCTCTTCAGATTGACTAGCTTCTTCAATTTTGCAACACTGCATCCAGTTTTGTTTATCAGGGCCCTTCTCTACATCTCCAGTTTTGACAGAACTCCGCAATGTATTACTTGTAGAAGGAGATGATACTTCTACTGctgctttcaattttttcctcGGCCGGCCTCGGCCTCTTCGTGGCAGTTCATTCTCAACCTTAACCATGTTGGCATCATCAATGTGGTCCTTGGAAGGATAGTCTATTTCAGGGCACCTAGTTTTGGCAGAACTTGTGAACATTTTACTTGTACAAGCAGATGGTGTCTTTGGTGCAGCTTTCTCTGTTTTTCTCGGTCGGCCTCGGCCTCTTCTTGAAGGATAGTCTGTTTCAGGGCACCGTTTCACTGCTCTAGTCTTGGCAGAACTTGTGAACATTTTGCTTGTAGAAGGAGATGCTGTGTTTGCTGCTGCTTTCTCTGTTTTCCTCGGCCGGCCTCGGCCTCTTCGCGGCGGTTCATTCTCAACCTTAACCATGTTGTCATCACCAATGTGGTCCTTGGAAGGATAGTTTCTTTCAGGGCAGCATTTCACTACTTTAGTGTTGGCAGAACTTGTGAACATTTTACTTGTGGAAGGAGATGGTGTCTTTCGTGCTGCTTTCTTTGTTTTCCTCGGCCAGCCTCGTGGCGGCAGTTCATTCAAGATCTCAATCGAATCATCATCGCTGATGTGATCCACGGAAGGATAGTCTATTTCAAGGCAAGTCTTGTCAAAAATGTGTACTTCAATGTTAGAAGTTTGATTGTACTCAAACCACAGCAAATGGCCATGATCCAAAGAGTAATATGAAGCAAATTCTTTCCAACCATTTTCAAATTGAATCGCACCATCAGACTCAGACCAATCCATCTTCCATGCAGTGCCATCTGGAAGCTTCAGATACACTGGATTTGGAACACCGCGACCATATTTCATACTGAACGTTATTGGTATCATCTGCAATTCAAATGAAAGTATGAAACTAGTCTTAGTAATAagcataaatgaaaaaaaaaaccttaCAAGGGAAAAATCACAAAGAGAAATGCATgcattaaataatattataagtAAAGAGGATATGAAGTGAAGAAAATGCTTACAAGCTTTCCATCTTCAAGGCTATGTCTGAGAACAATTTTGAAGAAACGGATCACAGAGGAAGCCATGGATGTGGTGGTGGATGGTCTCTACTCTCATGAAAGTATATAAGCACGTACTTATATACTTTCATAGGGGATTAAAATTCTAGTGGTAGTTAAAAATGGTTTTATCCTTAATGTATCAATAAGGCTCTTAAATCtggaaaagaataaaaaattattttaaaagaattcTTAACCTctccaatttttataaatttta harbors:
- the LOC107622446 gene encoding protein mel-28-like isoform X6 — translated: MASSVIRFFKIVLRHSLEDGKLMIPITFSMKYGRGVPNPVYLKLPDGTAWKMDWSESDGAIQFENGWKEFASYYSLDHGHLLWFEYNQTSNIEVHIFDKTCLEIDYPSVDHISDDDSIEILNELPPRGWPRKTKKAARKTPSPSTSKMFTSSANTKVVKCCPERNYPSKDHIGDDNMVKVENEPPRRGRGRPRKTEKAAANTASPSTSKMFTSSAKTRAVKRCPETDYPSRRGRGRPRKTEKAAPKTPSACTSKMFTSSAKTRCPEIDYPSKDHIDDANMVKVENEPPRRGRGRPRKTEKAASNTPSPCTSKMFTSSAMTRVVKWCPEIDYPSRRGRGRPRKTEKAAPKTPSSCTSTMFTSSAKARGVKWWREKDYPCKDHINDDNMVKVENEPPRRGRGRPRKTGKAALKTPSACTSKMFTSSAKTRCPEIDYPSKDHIDDHNMVKVENEPPRRGRGRPRKKLKAAAEVSSPSTSKILMSSVKTGDVEKAPDKQNWMQCCKNEASQSE
- the LOC107622446 gene encoding proteoglycan 4-like isoform X7; amino-acid sequence: MASSVIRFFKIVLRHSLEDGKLMIPITFSMKYGRGVPNPVYLKLPDGTAWKMDWSESDGAIQFENGWKEFASYYSLDHGHLLWFEYNQTSNIEVHIFDKTCLEIDYPSVDHISDDDSIEILNELPPRGWPRKTKKAARKTPSPSTSKMFTSSANTKVVKCCPERNYPSKDHIGDDNMVKVENEPPRRGRGRPRKTEKAAANTASPSTSKMFTSSAKTRAVKRCPETDYPSRRGRGRPRKTEKAAPKTPSACTSKMFTSSAKTRCPEIDYPSKDHIDDANMVKVENEPPRRGRGRPRKTEKAAPKTPSPSTSKMFTSSPRGRGRPRKTEKAAPKTPSPCTSKMFTSSAKTKEVKWCPEIHYPSKDHIDDDNMVENEPPRRGRGRPRKTEKAASNTPSPCTSKMFTSSAMTRVVKWCPEIDYPSKDHIDDHNMVKVENEPPRRGRGRPRKKLKAAAEVSSPSTSKILMSSVKTGDVEKAPDKQNWMQCCKNEASQSE